A genomic stretch from Euwallacea fornicatus isolate EFF26 chromosome 10, ASM4011564v1, whole genome shotgun sequence includes:
- the LOC136341681 gene encoding asparagine synthetase domain-containing protein CG17486 codes for MCGIFCVLNSFCNNCDNLISQLKFESNIKRRGPDSFDFRVTSTEESSLALAASVLWLQGASPTTQPLEDTDSIFCYNGDIFWGFDLNVQKTEGDTKLFHKLLKQEIALNSFIDLAKIHGPYAFIFYDKNNKKLYFGRDMFGRRSLLLGQNKEGDTLVLTSVAKRQSEFRFIEVPSVGVFCFNIQERKFSIEFWQHKNKNFYSKLKELEAFLDTEIQTPSHISESELLTHNFEDNSNLILLKSLTENVRPGDVNTDSDGIFKTLLNSYTWVHNINNLKNFLEKAVYSRISSQPEYCKDCVANRLKCKHATTGILFSGGVDCAILAALCHKYVDKSKPIDLLNVSFDEANNYQSPDRVTGLETYKELKACYPNRSWNFVQINVSKDTLNQEREKHIADLIYPLNTILDDSLGCALWFASKGAGETYTSPARMLIVGMGADELFGGYHRHRMGFMRYSWQGLQELLDEDWMNLPYRNLGRDDRVVSDHGRQLRTPYLDEKVVEFVNSLECWEKSYPSCRLPLGVGEKILLRSLAYQLGLKNAAVLKKRALQFGSRIANPKENAHEVSPRLVF; via the exons atgtgtggAATATTCTGCgttttgaacagtttttgcaataattgtgACAACCTAATCAGCCAG CTAAAATTTGAATCAAACATTAAAAGGCGAGGTCCAGATAGCTTCGATTTTCGTGTAACATCTACAGAGGAAAGCAGCCTCGCTTTGGCGGCGAGTGTCTTGTGGCTTCAAGGGGCTTCTCCAACAACTCAACCTCTCGAAGACACAGACTCAATATTTTGCTATAATGGAGATATTTTCTGGGGATTCGACCTCAATGTGCAAAAAACTGAAGGGGACACCAagttatttcataaattattaaagcaGGAGATTGCTTTAAACTCTTTTATAGACTTGGCTAAAATCCACGGCCCCTATGCCTTTatattttatgacaaaaacaacaaaaaactatattttggAAGAGACATGTTTGGGAGACGCAGCTTAttgttaggtcaaaataaGGAGGGGGACACTTTGGTGTTAACTAGTGTGGCCAAACGGCAATCTGAGTTTAGGTTCATTGAAGTCCCATCAGTGGGGGTATTCTGTTTTAACATTCAAGAGAGAAAATTTAGTATAGAATTCTGGCagcacaaaaacaaaaatttctataGTAAATTGAAAGAACTCGAAGCTTTTTTAGACACTGAAATACAAACCCCCTCCCACATCAGTGAGTCAGAACTCCTTACACACAACTTCGAGGACAATAGTAATTTAATTCTCTTAAAGAGCCTTACTGAAAATGTGAGGCCTGGGGATGTAAATACTGATTCAGATGGAATTTTCAAAACCCTTCTTAATTCATACACATGGGTGCACAATATCAACaatctgaaaaattttcttgaaaaagcTGTTTACAGTAGGATATCCAGTCAACCTGAGTATTGTAAAGATTGTGTCGCAAATAGGTTGAAATGTAAACATGCCACAACAGGTATTCTGTTCTCAG GGGGCGTTGATTGTGCCATTCTAGCTGCCTTGTGTCACAAATATGTAGATAAATCTAAACCTATAGACTTACTGAATGTTTCATTTGATGAGGCAAATAACTATCAATCTCCAGATAGAGTTACTG GTTTAGAAACCTATAAAGAACTGAAAGCTTGCTATCCAAATCGATCATGGAATTTTGTCCAAATCAACGTCTCAAAAGATACTCTAAATCAAGAGAGAGAAAAGCATATTGCAGATTTAATTTACCCCTTAAATACAATATTAGATGATAGCCTGGGTTGTGCTTTATGGTTTGCCAGTAAGGGTGCTGGAGAAACCTACACCTCTCCAGCAaga ATGTTGATTGTGGGCATGGGAGCAGATGAGTTGTTTGGGGGGTATCATAGACACAGGATGGGATTCATGAGGTATTCATGGCAG GGTCTTCAAGAACTTCTTGATGAAGATTGGATGAATCTTCCATATAGAAACTTGGGCAGAGATGATCGAGTTGTCTCAGACCATGGCCGGCAGCTTCGAACTCCATATCTAGACGAAAAAGTGGTGGAGTTTGTCAACAGTCTCGAGTGTTGGGAAAA GTCTTACCCGTCATGTCGTCTTCCACTGGGAGTGGGCGAGAAAATTCTCCTTCGATCATTAGCTTACCAACTTGGGTTAAAAAATGCGGCAGTTCTCAAGAAACGGGCTCTCCAGTTTGGGTCCAGAATAGCCAATCCCAAAGAAAACGCACACGAAGTATCTCCAAGACTTGTGTTCTGA
- the LOC136341683 gene encoding uncharacterized protein, which produces MEDSKVALEKPSQWEDDWMYFKGLSNKYKMKSYFDQVEWTIGSVHLMRIIDIYDPSHFWVITEEKAVDTLHKYINHFYSRYHTHYKLSSNYFRLKMPCVCLISDNFYRVILVNVPLQIEKTTWIFVYLMDFGYTAKVPIDHIYFMTKNLYDVPQFAIRATLSGLGPINQPYWSSAAVTQFINLVSNKVCYGQVTNVNQMEKCLFLQLRDQNNYQFINSMITDHLAKSMTISEIKEIKHTQKKASKYGKIPKLPFLSPSFAELEYGLTGDIHKANEILWEYQRFNLKLV; this is translated from the exons ATGGAAGATTCAAAAGTAGCACTTGAGAAGCCTTCGCAATGGGAAGATGACTGGATGTACTTTAAGGGACTCTCTAATAAGTATAAAATGAAATCTTACTTTGATCAGGTAGAATGGACCATAGGTTCCGTTCACCTGATGAGAATAATCGACATATACGATCCTTCCCATTTTTGGGTGATTACTGAGGAAAAGGCTGTGGATActttacataaatatataaatcatttttattcacGATACCATACGCACTATAAGCTGagttctaattattttcgactGAAAATGCCTTGTGTATGTTTGATTTCTGACAATTTTTACCGTGTAATATTAGTGAATGTTCCcttacaaattgaaaaaaccaCTTGGATTTTTGTGTATCTTATGGACTTTGGGTATACAGCCAAGGTTCCAATTGATCACATCTACTTTATGACGAAAAACTTATATGATGTGCCACAATTTGCTATAAGAGCAACTTTATCTG GATTGGGCCCTATAAATCAGCCATACTGGTCTTCAGCAGCAGTCACCCAATTCATAAATTTGGTCTCTAACAAAGTGTGCTATGGCCAAGTAACTAATGTGAACCAAATGGAAAAGTGCCTGTTTTTACAATTACGAGACCAGaataattatcaatttatCAATTCCATGATCACAGATCATTTAGCTAAGTCAATGACCATatcagaaataaaagaaattaagcaCACACAAAAgaaagcttcaaaatatggaaagattccaaaattgccatttttatCACCATCTTTTGCTGAGTTAGAATATGGCTTGACTGGTGACATACATAAGGCAAATGAAATACTTTGGGAATATCAACGCTTTAATCTTAAATTGGTGTAG
- the Myo81F gene encoding unconventional myosin-X translates to MVQLDFSSVGTMPEEGVPDMTSLTVLDEAIINKNLKVRYKRDNIYTYTGSILVAVNPYKDLDIYSQEYVNQYHDRKLSELEPHVFAIAEAAYASIQTCLPVVDRSHKNQSLVISGESGAGKTESTRFILQYLCSVTSGVSAWVEQQILEANTILEAFGNAKTIRNDNSSRFGKFMQVCFDSRWMIAGCIVQDYLLEQSRITFQGAGERNYHVFYQLVEEAKHNNELASQLQLRDAKFYNYLNQSHSIKVDSEARGLDSLRLAFQVLQVPANMCSGIFQTLSAILWLGNLSFEDVDGEKCQLTKDDEGILEILSKLLGLEIENLRQVVLLRQINVRGNITEIPLTKQQAGENRNAMAKALYSRTFAWLINHINNCINPGQDSSRFLGVLDIFGFENFSINSFEQLCINYTNEKLHKFFNHYVFALEQEIYEQEEITFNHIAFTDNTLCLELLEKPPRCILRLLSEQCHLPRGCDASYISNLHSEFESHERYVKGDDRRRWETEFGVKHYAGCVTYNVKGFVDKNRDVQQDVFFDIISRSTNEFVQELSTFQDLAQKTQTTNGVGTVSRGTSKGKPTVSDTFRYQLQALVDVLQSTTPWYVRCIKPNKDKLPNDYDDALVLDQLKYLGMLDIIRIRKEGFPIHMSYEDFVIRYHCLSKNRLPPDVHKASLYLIESYQLPKTEWQLGKTKVFMRSHVHEPLEDRRNKMIKDKTVLIQKTWRRYKARKEYVRIRSAVLRIQHAYKGWKLRIEFLKKRRAAVVIQSHLRGVFAREVAAALREMRRVEEEMRKRERLEEERKQREVERLERERQAKEAEVARLAEEKEKESMEMEALPPPPIPTDLQNGDLEQSERAAEQEIAALSQMAQQLKPHLNETTIESVDLDNLFAFLSDVGPQTNGRINIIDEIGEKMNELVEDLDVELETVIQQELEGLAKEQQTPVLPKMGLPSLPEPTGPPPPPPPAFQSSPETPVPPPPPVEHIPNDRGKTRKKEPIYESVLPREEPIMPVCVSPPPLPAPPKLPSESPRPTPAVSRSSSSLSQHWKQNNHEVPIQQPFQNNHLSNQQYHQQQLDKLPQVVNTEREQRRKFRVEKKLQELNENKERESNTEELHFDMVEFANQHFNAHERSPEGTIMATLTRKRQSSEMIPKYEMVTYYKGNTIPNSHMHLYDPDNVNVACTIFRDLCKYLRGELNADRELFIIQSIIGFALEREELRDEVFVQCIRQATNNPSPDATERVWLLLCLCVVSFQPSKLLYRYFISFLKKNISQDGKIAQYVQWCLDNCNNNKVTVREHPPSSVEVAAMKRLGTIVCRFFFLDGRTKAIDVHPTDTAQDAAKKLAERLGLRNLEGWAIYQSRPDGEEHVRAHHYLYDIIAQWEQNQNKLTPPSGLATLGRRSTQGLSGGENRFIFKRRLFKASRVLSQDPVEVNLLYAQAVHSVVKRDDFPVTEKVALQLAGLQAQVALGNPKDNNKLEYYTDIDTYLPYRISKTRGDDVWVPIIAQAHRQYGANRLELTAKALYLTCVMQYPLYGTTMFPVTYRGYWSYGNALILGVNCDGVMLIKNDDKFVLNEFRYQDIESILLDPSDSFITITLQRTVGESNHKCYVFETKQKNEIGSLIASYYPALAGWMTESEAPQKRIKSITNEDRVRLYHNLVNCRRALVDHEILRKPTDSSGSFLRNTLRRLSKHKLDKLRQEHGGDTSETYKGFHHAFWAFSKQPLLQSISNIPEPSEQIMLQVFQIILTYAGLGQNGEIIRRVEDEHVSLLQTILERCMKKDVLLCELYLQLIKQTTDHPDPNSRVNLRHWALLSLSCSVVLPPNKVIRRYLISHLKRCGSDYVTEEGKYARFAEKCLLKTQSTRRRQWPPSREEILCTINRRPVYARFHFMDGQYHSVEFNPSATAKEVLEVVRDKIGLSPEAKGYAIYEVLGNSERSLSSEEKIADVMAKWERYRAASTATQTNNTGTAKKVRPQHHFFLFKKHLFMDNYIILNDPVEKELLYHQVLHDLRTDRFPITDKEAMMLTALQAQLELGDFDETIHDYRPIACHCLPARIVPTVPQDGVQMHHQSLRGMTASEAKQAFLNLIQSWPLHKATIFDVMQSFTSNWPRVLWLAVDQKGLHLLEHRSRNTLCTYDYNSIMSYSPALQCLMIITGINHKQSKVILTTAQAFQIATLIREYMEVLHENMVEMRKVEQTRSRPVSAALHPHAPLVPPQPS, encoded by the exons GTACAATGCCAGAAGAAGGGGTACCTGACATGACCAGCCTCACTGTCCTGGACGAGGCCATCATTAACAAGAACCTGAAAGTGCGTTACAAGCGGGACAACATCTAT acaTACACAGGCTCAATTCTGGTAGCAGTCAATCCTTACAAGGACTTGGACATCTACTCCCAG GAGTACGTAAACCAATACCACGATCGCAAACTCAGCGAGCTCGAGCCCCACGTTTTCGCAATCGCAGAGGCTGCTTACGCGTCAATTCAGACATGTCTTCCCGTGGTGGATAGATCTCACAAAAACCAAAGTTTAGTTATAAGTGGCGAGAGTGGTGCTGGAAAGACCGAGAGCACTAGGTTCATCTTGCAATACCTctgctcggtaacttcggggGTGTCTGCGTGGGTGGAGCAGCAGATTCTGGAAGCCAACACCATTTTGGAGGCTTTTG GAAATGCAAAAACAATCCGAAACGACAACTCCAGCAGATTCGGCAAATTCATGCAAGTCTGCTTCGATTCAAGATGGATGATAGCGGGGTGCATTGTCCAGGACTATCTCTTGGAACAATCTCGAATCACTTTCCAAGGCGCGGGAGAACGAAATTATCACGTGTTTTATCAGTTAGTCGAAGAAGCGAAG CATAACAATGAATTAGCGTCCCAACTGCAACTTAGGGATGCCAAATTTTACAACTACTTGAACCAATCCCATAGCATTAAGGTCGATTCAGAAGCCAGAGGTCTGGATAGCTTAAGGCTGGCATTCCAGGTCCTTCAGGTGCCTGCGAATATGTGCAgtggaatttttcaaacccTCTCTGCCATCTTGTGGTTAGGCAATTTATCGTTTGAGGATGTGG atgGAGAGAAGTGTCAGTTAACCAAAGACGATGAGGGGATTCTGGAGATTTTGTCCAAGTTGCTCGgcttggaaattgaaaatttgaggCAGGTGGTCTTGTTGCGACAGATTAATGTCAGGGGAAATATTACGGAGATTCCGCTTACAAAGCAGCAG GCTGGAGAAAACCGAAATGCGATGGCAAAAGCCTTATATTCGAGGACGTTTGCCTGGCTAATAAACCACATTAACAACTGCATAAACCCTGGCCAGGATTCTTCCAGATTCCTGGGTGTTTTGGATATTTTCGGCTTCGAGAATTTTTCGATCAACTCCTTTGAGCAGCTCTGCATTAACTACACCAACGAGAAACtgcacaaattttttaatcactaCGTTTTTGCCTTGGAACAAGAAATT taTGAGCAAGAAGAAATCACTTTCAATCACATAGCATTTACGGATAATACGCTATGTTTGGAGTTATTAGAAAAGCCGCCAAGATGTATTTTGAGACTGCTAAGTGAACAGTGTCATTTACCTAGGGGTTGTGATGCTTCGTACATTTCGAACCTGCATTCAGAGTTCGAGAGTCATGAGAGATATGTGAAAG GTGATGATCGAAGGAGATGGGAGACTGAATTCGGCGTGAAACATTATGCAGGCTGTGTTACGTATAACGTTAAAGGGTTCGTAGACAAAAACCGGGACGTACAACAAGACGTATTTTTCGACATTATATCCCGGAGTACCAACGAGTTTGTGCAGGAATTATccacgtttcaagatttggccCAGAAGACCCAAACTACTAACGGAGTGGGAACTGTTTCTAGGGGAACTAGCAAAGGAAAACCTACAGTTTCAGACACATTTAG GTACCAACTCCAAGCATTAGTAGACGTCCTGCAATCAACTACTCCTTGGTACGTGCGATGCATCAAGCCAAACAAAGACAAGCTGCCGAACGACTACGATGACGCTTTAGTTTTGGACCAATTAAAATACTTAGGAATGCTAGACATTATTAGGATAAGGAAAGAAGGTTTTCCCATACACATGTCTTATGAGGATTTTGTTATacg ATATCACTGTCTTTCTAAAAACCGGCTGCCGCCTGACGTTCATAAAGCCTCCTTGTATTTGATAGAGAGCTATCAGTTACCGAAAACGGAGTGGCAGTTAGGGAAAACTAAAGTGTTTATGAGATCGCACGTACATGAGCCTTTAGAGGATAGAAGGAACAAAATGATTAAGGATAAGACTGTATTAATACAAAAGACGTGGAG GAGGTACAAAGCTAGAAAAGAATATGTTAGAATTAGGAGTGCTGTACTGCGAATTCAGCACGCTTACAAAGGATGGAAATTGAGAatagaatttttgaagaaaaggCGAGCCGCTGTTGTTATACAAAGCCATTTGAGAGGTGTTTTTGCACGAG AAGTTGCAGCCGCTCTTCGAGAAATGCGAAGAGTAGAAGAGGAAATGCGTAAGAGAGAACGTTTGGAAGAGGAACGGAAACAGAGAGAGGTGGAGAGATTGGAAAGGGAGCGACAAGCCAAAGAAGCGGAAGTAGCTAGGTTGGcggaagaaaaagaaaaggagTCCATGGAAATGGAAGCATTGCCACCTCCACCGATTCCAACTGATTTGCAAAATGGAGATTTAGAGCAAAGCGAAAG AGCGGCAGAGCAAGAAATTGCAGCTTTATCACAGATGGCTCAACAGCTCAAACCACACCTCAACGAAACTACCATCGAATCCGTGGATTTAGACAATCTCTTTGCCTTTTTGTCTGACGTGGGTCCACAGACCAATGGTCGGATTAACATTATAGACGAAATTGGGGAAAAAATGAACGAGCTAGTAGAGGACTTGGACGTGGAGCTTGAAACAGTGATACAACAAGAATTAGAAG gaTTAGCCAAGGAACAACAAACTCCAGTTCTTCCAAAAATGGGTTTGCCGAGCCTTCCAGAACCTACTGGTCCCCCTCCACCACCACCACCGGCATTCCAGTCATCACCCGAAACTCCAGTTCCCCCTCCACCTCCTGTGGAACACATTCCAAATGATA GAGGAAAGACACGAAAGAAGGAGCCGATCTACGAATCGGTATTACCAAGAGAAGAGCCAATAATGCCAGTTTGTGTGTCACCACCCCCTCTTCCGGCTCCTCCTAAATTACCTTCGGAAAGCCCTCGACCTACTCCTGCAGTCTCAAGATCCAGTAGTTCGCTG TCGCAACATTGGAAACAAAACAACCACGAAGTGCCCATTCAACAGCCATTCCAAAATAATCATCTCAGCAATCAACAGTACCATCAACAGCAATTAGATAAATTGCCGCAGGTAGTCAATACTGAACGTGAGCAACGTCGCAAGTTTAGGGTGGAGAAGAAATTGCAGGAGCTGAACGAGAATAAGGAGAGAGAAAGTAATACGGAAGAGCTACACTTCGACATGGTCGAATTTGCTAATCAACACTTTAATGCGCACGAACGCAGTCCAGAAG GCACGATAATGGCAACTTTAACTCGGAAACGGCAAAGTTCTGAAATGATACCGAAGTACGAGATGGTAACTTATTATAAGGGCAACACCATCCCCAATTCCCATATGCATTTATATGACCCAGATAATGTCAATGTTGCCTGTACCATTTTTCGA gaTCTATGCAAATATTTACGAGGCGAACTAAACGCTGATAGGGAACTGTTTATTATTCAATCCATTATTGGTTTTGCCCTAGAGCGAGAGGAGCTTAGGGATGAAGTATTTGTACAGTGTATTAGACAG GCTACAAATAACCCAAGTCCAGACGCAACTGAGAGAGTTTGGCTATTGCTATGCCTCTGCGTAGTATCCTTTCAACCCTCAAAATTGCTGtatagatattttatttcgtttttgaagaaaaacatttctcaGGACGGCAAAATTGCTCAATACGTTCAATGGTGCTTAGACAATTGCAACAACAATAAAGTTACTGTCAGAGAACACCCGCCCTCTTCAGTGGAAGTTGCC GCAATGAAAAGATTAGGCACAATCGTCTGCCGCTTTTTCTTCTTGGACGGACGAACTAAAGCAATAGACGTCCATCCGACTGATACAGCTCAAGACGCTGCAAAGAAACTAGCAGAAAGATTAGGGCTTCGCAATTTGGAGGGATGGGCCATATATCAGAGCAGGCCCGATGGGGAAGAACACGTGCGCGCACATCATTATTTGTACGACATTATTGCACAGTGGGAACA AAATCAGAACAAACTAACTCCTCCTAGTGGCTTGGCTACTTTGGGAAGACGCAGCACACAGGGCCTTAGTGGTGGCGAAAACCGATTTATCTTTAAAAGAAGGCTTTTTAAAGCCTCGCGGGTGCTTAGCCAAGATCCCGTCGAAGTGAATTTGTTATATGCTCAAGCTGTTCATAGTGTTGTTAAG aGGGACGATTTCCCTGTGACCGAAAAAGTAGCTTTGCAATTGGCAGGCTTGCAAGCGCAGGTAGCATTAGGCAATCCTAaggataataataaattggaatattATACAGATATTGATACGTATTTGCCTTATCGCATATCAAAAACCAGGGGCGACGACGTATGG GTCCCCATTATTGCTCAAGCCCATCGTCAATACGGAGCTAATCGCTTGGAATTAACTGCCAAAGCTCTTTACCTCACTTGCGTAATGCAGTATCCTTTATACGGCACGACAATGTTTCCAGTTACGTATCGAGGATACTGGTCATATGGCAACGCTTTAATATTAG GTGTCAATTGTGATGGAGTAATGTTAATCAAAAACGACGACAAGTTCGTCTTAAATGAGTTTAGATACCAAGACATAGAGAGTATTTTATTAGACCCTAGTGACAGTTTCATAACTATAACCCTTCAAAGAACAGTGGGAGAGAGTAATCACAAGTGTTACGTGTTCGAGACTAAACAGAAGAATGAAATTGGGTCTTTGATTGCTAGTTATTATCCGGCATTGGCTGGGTGGATGACTGAGAGTGAGGCGCCGCAAAAACGGATAAAAA GTATCACCAACGAAGACAGGGTCCGCCTTTATCACAATCTAGTGAACTGTAGAAGAGCCCTAGTCGACCATGAGATTTTACGCAAACCCACCGACTCTTCTGGCAGCTTCTTAAGGAATACTTTAAGGAGACTGAGCAAGCATAAATTAGATAAACTGAGGCAAGAACACGGAG GGGATACATCAGAGACTTACAAAGGTTTCCATCACGCCTTTTGGGCGTTTAGTAAGCAGCCCTTACTGCAAAGCATCAGCAACATCCCCGAGCCTAGTGAACAGATAATGTTGCAAgtctttcaaataattttaacgtACGCCGGTTTAGGGCAAAACG GTGAAATAATTCGAAGAGTCGAAGACGAACATGTATCTCTATTGCAAACGATCCTAGAAAGATGCATGAAGAAAGATGTTTTGTTGTGCGAATTGTACTTACAGCTGATCAAGCAGACTACAGACCATCCAGATCCTAATTCCCGAGTTAATTTGAGGCACTGGGCGCTGTTATCTTTGTCCTGTTCCGTTGTATTACCTCCGAATAAGGTGATCAGAAGATACCTgatttcacatttaaaaag ATGTGGCTCAGACTACGTTACAGAAGAAGGTAAATATGCCAGATTTGCCGAAAAGTGTCTTCTTAAGACTCAAAGCACCCGCCGTCGTCAATGGCCTCCGTCCCGCGAAGAAATTCTTTGTACCATCAATAGAAGGCCTGTTTATGCGAGGTTTCACTTCATGGACGGCCAATACCACAGTGTAGAATTTAATCCTTCGGCAACTGCAAAAGAAGTTTTGGAGGTGGTTCGAGACAAAATTGGATTATCCCCGGAGGCAAAAG GTTATGCGATCTATGAGGTGCTAGGCAACTCAGAACGCAGTTTATCCTCCGAGGAAAAAATAGCCGACGTTATGGCCAAATGGGAACGATATAGGGCAGCTTCGACGGCTACACAGACCAATAATACTGGGACAGCAAAGAAAGTGCGACCCCAACACCATTTCTTTCTCTTCAAGAAGCACCTGTTTATGGACAACTACATTATTCTAAACGATCCAGTGGAGAAGGAGCTATTGTATCACCAAGTGCTACACGATTTACGCACCGATCGGTTTCCGATTACTGATAAGGAAGCG atgATGTTAACAGCGCTTCAAGCACAATTAGAACTAGGAGACTTTGATGAAACAATCCACGATTATCGTCCAATTGCGTGTCACTGCCTTCCTGCTCGAATAGTTCCCACTGTGCCGCAAGACGGGGTGCAAATGCATCATCAGAGTTTAAGAGGGATGACTGCTTCGGAAGCTAAACAGgcgtttttgaatttgattcaAAGCTGGCCATTGCATAAGGCCACCATATTTGATGTTATG CAATCATTTACCTCGAATTGGCCTCGAGTGTTGTGGTTGGCAGTGGATCAAAAAGGACTTCACTTATTGGAACATCGATCGAGGAACACTTTATGCACATACGATTATAATAGCATCATGTCCTATTCGCCTGCGTTGCAGTGTCTCATGATCATCACAGGAATTAATCACAAACAGAGCAAAGTGATTTTGACTACCGCCCAAGCCTTCCAGATCGCTACGTTAATTAGGGAGTATATGGAAGTTCTACATGAAAATATG gtGGAAATGAGGAAAGTAGAGCAAACCAGAAGCCGACCGGTCAGCGCAGCTTTACATCCGCACGCTCCTTTAGTACCTCCACAACCCAGCTAG